Part of the Toxotes jaculatrix isolate fToxJac2 chromosome 8, fToxJac2.pri, whole genome shotgun sequence genome is shown below.
CAACCACCATTTTGTGGTCAGTACAGGGGTGTTGTAAGACCTAGCTTCAGAAATGCAGCTCCATCCAGGCTCCACCTTTTTGGGCAAACTAGGATTTTCTGGCTTCAGTGAGTGCAATGGTGGTAGAGAGCAGGAAACCCAAAATGTTTCTGTTGGACTGTCTGTGGGTAATATCACTGATCTGATGCTGTGTCCATGTTTAAGGCACTAAAGGATGACAGAGGTTTTGATGTTAGCTTTAATTTCATGATTTGGtttcaaaacacaataaagtgtgtatgtgtacattttcGTGTGGTTTTCCATGTGTACAGTAGATAGGGGGATAGGCAGACTTGCACGATGTAGTGAGGGAGGAAACTGAAAAGGCTGAGTCAGATGAGAGGTTTGTAACAccacagctcctcctcttctgaaTAATCTGTTGTCACTTCCAGCAAAGTGACAACAGATTTTCTAAAATGTGTCAACACCACATCACTGCAGATAGCGCTGCTGTCTTCTGCTGTTGGTTTTTGTGACAGACCTCAGCTACGGAGCAgcgtctctgtctgcagctgacaTAGGCTCAGagtcttgctcaagggcactgcagcagaggaagccACGGGACTTGACAGGGGTCTGACTCATTGCACCACTCAGCTGACCACTGACTGCATCCTTTATGTAAGGGTCTGCAgtattatgatttttttggggggtattACAGTAGCGGGACACTCTGCTTTTGACGTCATAAGGAGGTGCCAAGCTAGATTAGGGGAAGTGTGCTGGCTTGACATCAACTGCCTTGTGGCATCAGGCGGTAATTTTCCCTGCGGCACTGATTGCTTGAGTTACGTGGGCAAAATGTTGTACGTTTAAGTGTATTTAAAAAGACTGATTGTGGGGTTGTGGTAAGGCTTATGTGGGTTTGTAACTCTAAGGGAACCAGGGGTTGAATGGGGGACCTGGAGACCTGTGTCACTTTTTTAAATGGGATTGATGCatacattgttttatttatttttattagattCTGTTGTCTTTTGCATTTATGACATGTATACCCTTATTAACTGTAAGCAATCAAGAACCAGTGGAGTCTTTCTGTCAAATGATACAAAGACATCCCCCAAGTGTTTAAATATTTGGAACATGAGACTTTATCTTCTCAAAGTCTACACAGATTATGAAGTGACTTTGTCAGATGAGATATGAATTAGAAAACTTTATCTATGTGTCTTACTCTAAATTGTCAAAGTCTTTCTATCGTTATTTCACTTTAATGCTCTGTAATCCTTCCCAGTCATTTGTGCAACATCAGGAATTCCAGTTTGGGTCaaacctttttcatttttagcttTAAAGTCTCATCATGCAAGACTTTTATAATGAGGTTTAAGTGGGGCCAAGAAGTGGTGTCAGTGGATACCTCCTGTGAGCATTAAAACTCTCCATTTCTTGGAAAATGGTATCTCACTGAGCAGATAGCAGGTTTAAGATTTGTGTGATACATGACAAGTAACCCccttttggttttacagccttGTCTCTAGCACCACCCTGTGGACAAAATGCGGACATACTTTACTATGTCTGCTGGGAATACATGAAGCTAAAGTTTATTTCAAGAGACACACAGTATCCAGATACATACTGTATCTGGACACAGTCAAATATGATGTAAGAAGAAAAAGTCAGCTACTAAAACTAATGAGCTCAAATGTTTCTGTACcacatatgtgtgtctgtgatttcaCATTGAAGTACCATGGATGCCCTCATGGACGCCTCTGCACTAATGTCCTGGTGGCGTTGGGGTTAAGATTCTGGCCATGAGTACAACGACCtttcttgtctgtcttttctcatctctctgcccTCATTGCGTCACCTTTCTACAGCTGGCTgtcaaacaaatgcacaaaaaatgCCCCCAGTAAAGATATGCTTGGATGGGATTGGCACACCTCCTGAACCAGTGGACCGTGATGAAAGCTGGGTAACTGTTAGCCCTTCAAAGATTTCCTGCCATCAACGGCTCTGCAATCCCACCAAAGAACCAGCAGTAGTATGTAAAGCACTGACAATGTGTATGAAGAGTAAAGAGAACTGTGTGAAGAGAACCGTAAATCATTAAAAGTTAAGAGGAAGCATTGAAAGTTAAGTGAAAATTTTAATTATGTTACTATAAACCGGAGTATACAAATCATTAAAAGTTGTTGCTAGATTTGATGATATTATGAAGTCACATATTGGTATAAGTTACTAGTACTATACCATAATGAGCCAATATTTTCTAAAACTCAATGTAtagtagaaaaaaatacaaattagaGCTCATAATTCTGACAAAAGTCAAAgatataagaaaaatataagaaAGTATAGATCTTATGCATATCTCTGAGGTTAAAGGGCTGTCCCCTACAATACCATGAAACCCACAAAATTATCATCTTGTCCCTTATGATGATAAAATTGGGAAACTCTCGACCCTCCATAGCTTCTTCCACCATCAACAGTTCTGCAAGGAACACTGGGAGAATAGTAGCATTATTGGTCCATGTGTGACCCTATTCTCTCCTGCAGCTGCACATGTAGTGATGTTACCACCACACTGTCCTAAAACTTCACCCGAAGCCCAGAGACCAATGAGGTTTCCACCAAGTCCTCTTTTGTTTCAGGAACAACAGTTTTCAGTATATCAAGTAGCAGTACGGTCATATTGTATGTATTCTACAGAATTCTCTACTGTACAGAACATGACTGTAATGCAGCTTTTACTTTGCGATTCTGCTCAAATGGTACCTCATATGTTTGTTTCATGGATACAGCATTCCTCCAGAAACACAATGTTTAATCTAACCTGCTGCTTTACACACACTCTTATTCCAACACACTGAGAGAGTAATTATAAACAGATagtaaacactcacacagtttcCTTAGGTTTGAATTGACTTTTGTCTGTTGTCACATGCAGACTTATTATTAGAGCCTGTGGGAGAGTCATGGGACAGGCACGGGATTATTATTCCGGGAGAAACTGGCCCATTAACTCTGAGCCAACATTTTATATTCTAATGGACATTTCTGATTCTTGTATACTTGTATCTGTCTCCAAATCACAGAGGTTGGCTCCAGGATTGCAAAATTGATATAACAAAAATTTATATGTATACGTTATGAAGCTGAAACTGTTCGTTTTGGTAAACATTCCAAGAATTCCAAGAAGATTGCAAAGATCGGGAGTAGGCTTGATTTAgctggttaggtttagggtaaGTTTAGGGTCAGGTTGTACATAACACGACTGGTTAAGGTTTCAGGATTCAGGATAAGGTAAGAGGAAACACATGACGAACTAACAGACTGCTTTGTGCATAATGCATTCAGAGCACGTAGAAAATAGGAATTGTTCTTCGTTGTATAGTAGCAGTGGGCCTAATTAACATGAAGCCGTTATCTCAACGTGGGTTGCTCACCTTTCCCACTGACAGTGAACGCAGCGTCAAAGCCGCCGTCGGGGATTAGCGCTGTGAGCGTGTGACGTCACGCGGACGGGCTGGGTTTGCTCATTCTCACAGAAAAAATTATTTATCTGAGACATCTGGAGCAAGAGGCGCTGTCCACAGCAGGTTCACGGCAAAGTAAGACATTTACTGTGGGCATTTGTGTGAGCTCGACTAGGCTTTGTTTTAACCTGCTGATATCCAGGCTGAGCGGGAGGCACGAGACCCAGTGCGACCTGTTATTAACGCAGAATAACGACAGTCGGTTTATGATTTGTTTACCTGAcagtacctttttttttttttaatgacatttaataCTCAGTCAAAGAGAGGTTTTCTAGTAATCTTGTGTTCAGATTTTGTAGACTGTAGGCCGTTTGCTTTATTTTCCTTACCGAAGTGTCCGTTGGAAGATTAATCCACGTGATGCCATGGGTTTGGCTCCAGCTGGCCTCTGTTGATCTGCGTTTGAGTCCGAGGCTTTTTTACCGGAGCATCACACCGGGGATTCAGGGCAAGGTTACTGCTTTCTGCtgataaacagagagaggaggatgaggaggagagaggagctgtgacacacacggttgttgctgttgttgttgttgttgttttggctcCATCACATTTGAAACAgcgacattttttttctgaattgaCCTAAAGGAAGTTTGTCAGCAAAAGctgtgaaaaattttttttttttaatgtagtaatataaatatataagtaGGTGAATGTAactaacacacatacatttatttaagtTCTGTACTTCACTTCAATTTTGAGCTTTTAACCTGAGAATTTACACATCATGGTGTTTTATACTATATAAGAGACAATTACTGGACTCTGCATTTCACTACTGGCATTATACAGCTATAATGAACAGTTACTTAGCAGATACACAAATCTTCTAATtgcgttttatttttttattttttttattttttgttgaccaACTGTCAGATATTAATTTTACTGTAATGTAAGAATTAGGAAATTAGAAAATCTCCACTTTTGAGAAGCAGGGACAAGCACATTTGTCAAAAGTAATAATTAATTTTCAAATGCTGACTGATCGAAAAATCAACTTATCAGCTCTGTGAAACATGTTGTATTAATACAGAGGAGAACACTTTACACTCCAAGTAGTTACTCAACAGTGTCAAAAAGCTTGTTGTTGTACATGCTAATTTACTACTAATACTTATTCAATAATATAATAGTTAGgtgggtccaaaagtctgaggcCACAAGTCCAGATATAGtctattttgctttttttttttatattcagtcTTCAAGTCCCCCCATAAATGTTCAGTGGAGTTGGggtcaggtgactgtggaggaaagtCCATAACGGTGAGGACTCCGTGGTCCTCTCCGGTCTTCTAGTAGTTCTTGCAGAGGtctgaggtgtgtttggggtcagtgtcctgctgctgtgtgcatccctctccacaaagatgcaaagcagagggagcagcatGTCTCTGAACAATGGAGTGgtgcttctcctctgtctggGTGTAATGAGTTCATTCAGGTGTCCAGCTCCACAGAAAGCAAACACCCCCAGACTTGAATCTtcccacctccatgtttctctgtgggtttgatATATATAAACTTCTGTTACTGCCATAATCTCAgtcacccactgtgaaattctGGTATTTCTTAGCCCACCCAAAGCTTCTGGCCTTATTTCCCTTCCCGAGAAGTGTTTTAAAAACTGCTGCTCGTCCGCTGAGACCACTACAGGCTTCTTGTGACAGTACTCTTACTGATTGGAGTCTTGTGTTCTTCATTTAGCAGATTCTGTATCTGTGGTGAAGttgtttttccatctctcaGGGAACTAAGCTTGATGTATTGATCCTCCGAGGATGGTCATCATATTTGTTCTGCCTGATCGTGCTTGGGATACAACTGACCCACTTTCTGCAAAGTGTTTCAGAGAGACCTTTAGTCTCTTTGCTTTGAATAACTATTTGACTTCTGACACTTTCACTTAGTTCTGGtgccattttttcttttaaaataatttttgaacACGTCCCCCTTTTTCCTCAGTAAATATATTTCTAAAGGTGCTATTGACATGAAATTTTCACCAGATGTCGGTAACAACCCAAGTAATccatacatacaaaaaaaccaaaacaaataaattaagaaaTGACACAGGGAAAAAGAACTGAACACATGAAGAAAGGGAGGTGCAAAAAGGCATGGAAAGCCAAGACACCAGCTGAAACCTATCAGTAATTAGAAAGCAATCCTGCCCCTTGTCAGTGCAAATTAAATCAGCTGGTTCAGTCCCAACTGATGGCCTATAAAAAGGTGTCTCATTACCAAGGTGTCACACAAGAAACATATCATGACGGGGTAAAAGCAAAGAGCTCCTTATTGTTGCATAACATACTGATGGCATGAGTTACAGAAGGATTTCTAAACTTCTGAATGTTCCAGTGAGCACTGTTGGGGTCATAATCCAGAAgtggaaatttaataattttacCATAAACCGGCCACGACCAGGTGCTACTCGCAAGATCACCCCAAAAACACTATACCAACAGTGAAGTTTGGAGGTGGGAACATCATGGTTGTGGGGCTGTTTTTCAGCATATGGCACTGGCAAGCTTCATATAATTGAAGGAGGGATGAGTGGGAAAAATATACCAAGACATTCTTGATAAAAATCTGCTGCCATCTACCAGGATGGTGAAGATGAAATGAGGGTGGACATTTCAGCAAgacaatgatcccaaacacacagccaaggAAACTCTCGACTGGtttcagtgaaagaaaataaagctgcTAGAATGGCCCAGCCAATCACCTGACATGAATCCAATAGAAAATCTATGGAAAGAACTAAAGATCAGAGTTCATAGAAAAGGCCCACGGAACCATCAAGATTTGAAGACTTTGTGTGGAAGAATAGGCTCACACCTGAGCTATACACTAGTGACTCTCCATACAGGAGGCATCTTGAAGATTAAATTTGATTGCTGAGCTAGAAACAGCAGAATCCtaaatatttcttctttattttacaggacATAATACCAcgtgttttgaaatgtttccaagTCATCAAACTTTATGATTATTTTGAGGTTTATGTGAAAATTTTAGTGATTTTCAATGTGGTCTCACACTTTTAGGCTGTATGTTTTAATAATACTGAATGCAGGACTTGAAGTTGTAATGCAGTTTTCACATTCTAGTATTTCTAATTAGGTACAGGATCTGAATCCTTCCTCTACCACTGGATATAATGTATAACagctgtattgattttttttttttatttacttgtcAGTGATAAATCAGAGCTAACCAATTTTATTACATTATGATGTTTTCTAATATAACCAGCCAGTTAAATTTAGTACATGAGTTTAACAGCAAAAGCatcttttatttgaaatttaaaattcttttaacacaaaatgttttaaggAAATGCTTAATGTGCTCTGTTCTTCTCATTGTGTTTAGATTGTGTTTAGAGTGTGTTCAGTGTGACAGGCCAGTGGGCTACAGCCAGGATGTCCTATATGAGgtcagacagcagctggtcCCAGCCACGGGACATCAGCAGCCTGATCCAGGCGTGCACCTTCAACATCCAGAAGATCAGCCAAAACTGTGAGTGCTTCCTggatccaacacacacatacacatacacactcatgcatgtacacagacagcagcagcagcagcagacaacCTGTTCATATTCACATCACTTGCAAACACCTCTACACATAAATGAACTGCCTGAAGGAACTTGCTGAGGTGGttccttttctctgcagctggTCAGATCAAAAATCTTCTCCACCAACTGGGGACAAAGCAAGAAACCTCAGAGGTCCAGGAGAGGCTGTAAGTACTGGTCTGGGACCAGCAGTAACCCATATTGTCCTTATTAGATTCAGTTTGTGACCAGTAAAGCCTTAGCTCTTAGCTGTGTTTGTGCTCCCCTGCAGCCAACAGCTCCAGCACTACACCAACCAGCTGGCTAAAGAAACCAACAGTAACCTGAAGGAGCTGGGTTCACTGCCCCCGCCACTGTCTCCATCAGAACAGGTCAGTCTTTTATTATACCGTCATTCATGACCTATTCATACACCAGGCTCCATGTATGTGTGCCCACAGGATAAGCTGTAACTGTAAGAGTTGTAAGATAATGTCTGTTTCACTGACTATATATTTTGTGCAAGGTCAAGTTAAAGGTTTAATATTTgtccctttgtgtgtgtctgcaacaTGAGCccgttaaaaaaaatcttttctttttttctttcttccagaGGCAGCAAAAGCTGCAGAGGGAACGTTTGATGAACGATTTCTCCGCAGCCCTCAACAACTTCCAGGTGGTGCAGCGGAAAGCAgctgagaaagagaaggagtcGGTGGCCAGAGCTCGAGCTGGATCCAGAGTCACGGTGAACACCAGGCTCTTACAGCCAGTAACACTACTCTTAAACACATA
Proteins encoded:
- the LOC121186167 gene encoding syntaxin-12-like → MSYMRSDSSWSQPRDISSLIQACTFNIQKISQNSGQIKNLLHQLGTKQETSEVQERLQQLQHYTNQLAKETNSNLKELGSLPPPLSPSEQRQQKLQRERLMNDFSAALNNFQVVQRKAAEKEKESVARARAGSRVTGDRGYVNDQLVTFEKEDEWSQSQTQTEEPTITEEDLEIIRERETNIKQLEADIMDVNQIFKDLAVMIHDQGDMIDSIEANVESAEVHVDRGTVQLQKASYYQRKSRKRMCMLAMVLSLVLIILIIIIWQAIK